Part of the Thauera sedimentorum genome, AGGGCGACCGCAAGCGGCGGCGCCCATCTATTCAAGGAAACGAATCGTCATGCTCGACGCCAACATCAAGACTCAACTGAAAGCCTACCTGGAGCGGGTGACGCAGCCGATCGAGATCGTGGCGTCGCTCGACGACAGCCCCAAGTCGCAAGAAATGCTGGAACTGCTGCATGACGTGGTGGAGCAGTCCAAGCTGATCACCCTCATCGAACGCCGCGACGACGACGAGCGCAAGCCCTCGTTCACGGTCGGTCCGCGCGGCGAAGAGGGCCGTGTGCGCTTCGCCGGCCTGCCGATGGGGCATGAATTCACCTCGCTGATCCTCGCGCTGCTGCAGTCTGCCGGCTATCCGCCCAAGGTCGAGCCGGAGGTGATCGAGCAGATCAAGAACCTCGAAGGCGAGTTCAACTTCGAGACCTACATCTCGCTGTCCTGCCACAACTGCCCGGACGTGGTGCAGGCGCTGAACCTGATGGCCATCCTCAACCCCAAGGTCCGTCACACCATGGTCGACGGCGCGCTGTTCCAGCAGGAAGTGGAAGAGCGCCAGATCATGGCGGTGCCCACGGTGTATCTCAACGGCCAGGAGTTCGGCCAGGGGCGCATGGAGCTGGGCGAGATCCTCGCCAAGGTCGACACCGGCGCTGCGGCCCGCGACGCCAAGAAGCTGTCGGAGAAGTCCGCCTTCGACGTGCTGGTGGTCGGCGGCGGTCCGGCCGGTGCGGCGGCGGCGATCTATGCGGCGCGCAAGGGCATCCGCACCGGCGTGGTGGCCGAGCGTTTCGGCGGCCAGGTGATGGATACCATGGCGATCGAGAACTTCATCTCGGTGAAGTACACCGAGGGCCCGAAGCTGGTCGCCAGCCTGGAAGAGCACGTCAAGGAATATGAGGTCGACGTGATGAACCTGCAGCGCGTCTCCGCGCTGGTGCCGGGCGAGAACCTGCACGAAGTGCGACTGGAGAACGGCGCCGCGCTCAAGGCCAAGACCGTGATCGTCGCCACCGGCGCGCGCTGGCGCGAGATGAACGTGCCCGGCGAGAAGGAGTTCCGCGGCAAGGGCGTGGCCTACTGCCCGCATTGCGACGGTCCGCTGTTCAAGGGCAAGCGCGTGGCGGTGGTCGGTGGCGGCAACTCGGGCGTGGAGGCCGCGATCGACCTGGCCGGCGTGGTCGCGCATGTGACCCTGCTGGAGTTCGCCGATACCCTGCGTGCCGACG contains:
- the ahpF gene encoding alkyl hydroperoxide reductase subunit F, whose protein sequence is MLDANIKTQLKAYLERVTQPIEIVASLDDSPKSQEMLELLHDVVEQSKLITLIERRDDDERKPSFTVGPRGEEGRVRFAGLPMGHEFTSLILALLQSAGYPPKVEPEVIEQIKNLEGEFNFETYISLSCHNCPDVVQALNLMAILNPKVRHTMVDGALFQQEVEERQIMAVPTVYLNGQEFGQGRMELGEILAKVDTGAAARDAKKLSEKSAFDVLVVGGGPAGAAAAIYAARKGIRTGVVAERFGGQVMDTMAIENFISVKYTEGPKLVASLEEHVKEYEVDVMNLQRVSALVPGENLHEVRLENGAALKAKTVIVATGARWREMNVPGEKEFRGKGVAYCPHCDGPLFKGKRVAVVGGGNSGVEAAIDLAGVVAHVTLLEFADTLRADAVLQKKLYSLPNVTVIKSAQTTEVTGTDKVNGLVYKDRVSGEMQRIELEGIFVQIGLLPNTDFLKGTVELSRFGEIVVDAKGQTSVPGVFAAGDCTTVPYKQIIIAMGEGAKASLSAFDHLIRSSAPVA